Proteins from a genomic interval of Rubinisphaera italica:
- a CDS encoding DUF1501 domain-containing protein has protein sequence MLKDLISSTSEPNRRQFMEYAAKACLGVTAFPLLSQSVVYAAPDTAKAKNVIYLFMSGAMTHIDSFDLKPGREVQGETTGISTKVPGMKFGNNLPGLATQADKLAVINSLYTETGDHEGARYLMRTSYKQISTIRHPHMGAMATEQLGRRNKMLPDNVIINGEARHPANGYLDPATSPLPVGDPLRGLENTKAPEYLKEDSFKRRMNLISKFDKNFQANYKQTKVDAYNDFYSQAETLVSSEDLKVFDLSEEKQELRDEYGMDRFGQGCLLARRLVEKNVRFVEVTTGGWDMHTDIYERLPGRLGNVDKAMTALLKDLDSRGLLKDTMVVLTTEFGRSPKINQNAGRDHHPAAFSSVMAGAGVKGGQVYGASDEDGKYAVDNPVAVEDFNATIASAMGMDLSKEIIAPNGRPFRVAHDGAPVDELLS, from the coding sequence ATGCTCAAAGATCTCATTTCATCGACGAGCGAACCGAATCGCCGTCAGTTTATGGAATACGCCGCCAAAGCCTGCCTCGGCGTGACTGCGTTTCCACTGCTCTCTCAGTCCGTCGTTTACGCGGCTCCCGATACCGCCAAAGCCAAGAATGTCATTTACCTGTTCATGTCGGGAGCGATGACTCATATCGACTCCTTCGATCTGAAACCTGGCCGTGAAGTTCAGGGCGAAACGACCGGAATCAGCACCAAAGTTCCCGGTATGAAATTCGGTAACAACCTACCAGGACTGGCGACTCAAGCTGATAAACTGGCTGTCATCAATTCGCTGTACACAGAAACGGGCGACCACGAAGGAGCCCGCTATCTGATGCGAACCAGCTACAAGCAAATCAGCACCATTCGCCACCCTCACATGGGTGCAATGGCAACCGAACAGCTTGGACGTCGCAACAAAATGCTGCCCGATAATGTCATTATCAATGGCGAAGCCCGTCATCCGGCCAACGGATACCTTGATCCTGCGACCAGTCCACTCCCCGTCGGCGATCCACTGCGAGGTCTGGAAAACACCAAGGCTCCTGAATACCTCAAGGAAGATTCCTTCAAACGCCGCATGAATTTGATTTCCAAGTTCGATAAGAATTTTCAAGCGAACTACAAGCAAACCAAAGTCGACGCCTACAACGATTTTTACTCTCAGGCAGAGACCCTCGTCTCCAGTGAAGATCTGAAAGTCTTTGACCTGTCCGAAGAGAAGCAGGAACTCCGGGACGAATACGGCATGGATCGATTCGGTCAGGGCTGTCTGCTCGCACGTCGTCTGGTCGAAAAGAATGTCCGCTTCGTCGAAGTCACCACCGGTGGCTGGGACATGCATACCGACATTTATGAACGACTTCCAGGCCGACTGGGCAATGTCGATAAAGCGATGACCGCACTATTGAAAGACCTCGATTCCCGCGGTCTGCTCAAAGATACGATGGTCGTGCTGACCACCGAGTTCGGTCGATCACCGAAAATCAATCAGAACGCCGGCCGCGACCATCACCCCGCAGCCTTCTCCAGTGTGATGGCTGGCGCCGGTGTCAAAGGTGGACAGGTTTACGGAGCCTCCGATGAAGACGGCAAATATGCGGTCGACAATCCGGTCGCTGTCGAAGACTTCAACGCCACCATCGCCTCGGCAATGGGCATGGACTTGAGCAAAGAAATCATCGCTCCTAACGGACGCCCCTTCCGCGTCGCCCACGATGGAGCCCCGGTGGATGAGTTGTTGAGCTAA
- a CDS encoding sugar phosphate isomerase/epimerase family protein — protein MISNISRRSFIQHSAIAALGSGLIPSAVSAAPNVEKMRFGLVTYLWGQDLDLPTLLRTCEKSGIGGVELRTEHKHGVEPSLSSHERSEVKKRFADSPVTLVGYGSNAQFHEADPAKVKANIELTKQYVQLMHDCGGSGVKVKPNGFSPDVSHEKTIEQIGQSLNIVARYAADFGQQIRVEAHGRGTQELDVMQAIFKVADHKNATVCWNCNTVDTNGQGLEHKFNLVKNRLGATVHVHELRAGSYPYQELINLLKGVDYQGWILLEAGGNPDDKVAALTEQRALFEKMIR, from the coding sequence ATGATCTCAAATATCAGCCGTCGCTCGTTTATTCAGCATTCTGCAATTGCTGCCCTTGGTTCGGGGCTCATCCCGTCTGCTGTCTCAGCTGCGCCCAATGTTGAGAAAATGCGATTTGGGCTTGTCACCTATCTCTGGGGACAGGATCTGGATTTACCAACATTGCTGAGGACTTGTGAGAAATCCGGCATTGGTGGTGTTGAACTTCGCACCGAACATAAACATGGTGTCGAACCGAGCCTCTCTTCTCATGAACGGAGCGAGGTGAAAAAACGCTTTGCCGATAGCCCCGTGACATTAGTCGGCTACGGCTCCAATGCTCAGTTTCACGAAGCCGATCCGGCTAAAGTCAAAGCCAATATCGAACTGACCAAACAATATGTCCAACTGATGCACGATTGCGGAGGCAGTGGAGTCAAAGTGAAACCCAATGGGTTTTCACCGGATGTCTCTCATGAGAAAACGATCGAACAGATTGGTCAGTCTCTGAATATCGTTGCCCGCTACGCTGCCGATTTTGGTCAGCAGATACGAGTCGAAGCCCACGGTCGGGGCACCCAGGAACTCGATGTCATGCAGGCAATTTTTAAGGTCGCAGATCACAAAAATGCAACGGTGTGCTGGAACTGCAACACGGTTGATACCAACGGACAAGGTTTGGAGCACAAATTCAATCTGGTCAAGAATCGCCTGGGTGCTACAGTCCATGTGCATGAACTGAGAGCCGGCAGTTATCCGTATCAGGAGTTAATCAATCTGCTCAAAGGCGTCGACTATCAAGGCTGGATCCTCCTCGAAGCCGGCGGCAACCCCGATGACAAAGTCGCTGCTCTGACGGAACAACGCGCACTCTTCGAAAAGATGATTCGCTAA